In a single window of the Melioribacteraceae bacterium genome:
- a CDS encoding CotH kinase family protein, whose amino-acid sequence MSLILLAILLQTNISAQTLFINEFMASNSNSILDKDYNSYSDWIEIYNSTADTINMKNFFITDNLTQPKKFQFKNDFIIEPNGYKIIWCDEQNTGHHTNFKLSASGEIIAIFNVDSQLIDSCSFGEQQTDISRGRFPNGSNNWFSFATASPGVANAELDILNLINAPIVNAESGFYSAPILISVSHNLSGVEIRYTYDGSTPEKSSQLYNSPIQLSETAVLRFRAFKEGFTPSTTETRSYFINENSELPIFSLVTDPANLFSDTKGIYVAGTNGILGHCSKEPRNWNQDWERPVSLEFFEKDRLLAFRVNTGVKIYGGCTRLYAQKSLAFYFRREYGVDKLRYNLFDDMPINEFNNFILRSSGQDWWRTMFRDGMVQTLIEQGMNIDDQNYRPAVLFINGKYWGIHNIREKLNEHYTYYHHGADKDNIDLIQISKSGSALNGDINAYNEMMNFFTNNNMADPQNYNYIKSIVDIDEYIDYQIAQIYSANGDWPGSNMKLWRERKQGGKWRWMVYDLDFTFGGNAQGMYNTNTLEQATSTDGQAWPNPAWSTLMFRKLLENVEFKNEFIQRFAAHMNTTFEASHVLAVIDSLARDIESEIPRHKQRWPQSISYASNWKALVDIMRNFATARGSSVRSHIYAKFGISTSNSLIISRNNPEWGKVYVNSVEMKKNGFRNIFFKEIPLRIKAVALPGYRFVKWEGVSNSDSPEISIVLTSNTSLSAIFELVHNSNNSIVINEINYKSSPVFDTEDWIEIFNPSNESVDLSGWKFRDNDISNQFIFGQSTSIRAHEYLVICRDTISFRKLYPYKKNIIGNFKFGLNNDKDHIYLIDATNVTIDEVAYEVDGFWNSLPNGKGPTLSLINYQLDNSKAESWTASKLHGTPGYINDVYTKVDELENGLPSEFILYQNYPNPFNPITTIQYSIPSGVETSYMTSLHVYDVLGREVALLVNQKQSAGNYEVKFDASQLVNGVYFYRLQAGSHFSVKKMIILK is encoded by the coding sequence ATGTCTCTAATTCTTCTAGCAATACTGCTTCAAACAAATATCTCCGCACAAACTCTTTTTATAAATGAATTCATGGCATCAAATTCAAATTCTATATTGGATAAAGATTACAATAGCTATTCTGATTGGATCGAAATATATAATTCAACCGCCGATACTATTAACATGAAAAATTTTTTCATCACTGATAATCTTACCCAACCAAAAAAATTTCAGTTCAAGAATGATTTTATTATTGAACCAAATGGGTATAAAATAATTTGGTGCGATGAACAAAATACAGGTCACCATACAAATTTTAAATTGAGCGCATCCGGAGAAATTATTGCCATATTTAATGTGGATAGTCAACTGATCGACTCATGCAGTTTTGGTGAACAGCAGACTGACATTTCTAGAGGAAGATTCCCAAACGGCTCTAATAATTGGTTTAGTTTTGCTACCGCATCACCGGGAGTGGCTAACGCTGAACTTGATATACTAAATCTAATTAATGCGCCAATAGTAAATGCTGAGAGCGGATTTTATTCGGCTCCAATTCTTATCTCCGTTTCACATAATCTATCTGGGGTTGAAATACGCTATACTTATGACGGATCTACACCAGAAAAATCAAGTCAGCTTTATAATTCACCAATTCAATTAAGTGAAACCGCAGTTTTAAGATTTCGAGCATTCAAAGAGGGATTTACTCCAAGCACGACTGAGACAAGAAGTTATTTTATTAATGAGAATTCGGAGCTTCCAATATTTTCTCTTGTTACCGATCCCGCAAATTTATTCTCTGACACAAAAGGAATTTATGTTGCCGGCACAAATGGAATTTTGGGGCATTGCAGCAAAGAACCAAGAAATTGGAATCAAGATTGGGAAAGACCGGTAAGTTTAGAATTCTTCGAAAAAGATAGACTGCTTGCTTTTAGAGTTAATACCGGAGTGAAAATTTATGGTGGATGCACACGCTTATACGCACAAAAATCTCTGGCATTTTATTTTCGTAGAGAGTATGGGGTTGATAAACTCCGCTACAATCTATTTGACGACATGCCGATTAATGAATTCAATAATTTTATTCTTCGAAGCTCAGGCCAAGATTGGTGGCGTACGATGTTCCGGGATGGTATGGTGCAAACTTTGATTGAGCAGGGGATGAATATCGATGACCAAAATTACCGTCCGGCTGTTTTATTTATTAATGGTAAGTATTGGGGAATTCATAATATTAGAGAGAAGCTGAATGAGCATTACACCTATTATCATCATGGAGCCGATAAAGATAATATTGATTTAATTCAAATAAGTAAAAGTGGTTCTGCTCTAAATGGTGATATAAACGCTTACAATGAAATGATGAATTTTTTTACCAACAACAATATGGCTGATCCTCAGAATTACAACTACATTAAATCAATCGTGGATATTGATGAATATATTGATTATCAGATTGCCCAAATATACAGCGCAAATGGTGATTGGCCCGGTTCCAATATGAAATTGTGGCGCGAGAGAAAGCAAGGGGGAAAATGGAGATGGATGGTTTACGATCTTGATTTTACATTTGGCGGTAATGCTCAAGGAATGTATAATACTAATACTTTAGAACAAGCTACATCAACAGACGGACAAGCATGGCCAAATCCAGCATGGTCAACTTTAATGTTTCGAAAGCTTCTCGAGAATGTTGAGTTCAAGAATGAGTTCATTCAAAGATTTGCCGCACATATGAATACTACATTTGAAGCTAGTCATGTGCTCGCGGTGATTGATAGTCTTGCAAGGGATATTGAGAGCGAAATTCCAAGACATAAACAAAGATGGCCTCAATCGATTTCATACGCATCAAACTGGAAAGCACTTGTAGATATAATGAGAAACTTTGCGACTGCAAGAGGATCAAGTGTTCGAAGTCATATTTATGCTAAGTTTGGAATAAGTACTTCAAATTCATTAATAATTAGTAGAAATAATCCTGAGTGGGGAAAAGTATATGTTAATTCGGTTGAGATGAAAAAAAATGGTTTCAGAAATATTTTTTTCAAGGAGATTCCTCTCAGAATAAAAGCTGTTGCGCTTCCCGGCTATAGATTTGTAAAGTGGGAGGGGGTCTCAAATTCAGATTCTCCCGAAATTTCCATTGTACTCACTTCAAATACCAGCTTGAGCGCGATATTTGAGTTGGTTCACAACTCAAATAATTCAATCGTAATTAATGAAATAAATTATAAATCCTCCCCGGTTTTTGATACCGAAGACTGGATAGAAATTTTTAATCCTTCAAATGAATCAGTTGATCTTTCAGGATGGAAATTCCGAGATAATGATATTTCTAATCAATTTATTTTTGGGCAGAGTACTTCAATCCGAGCACATGAATATTTAGTTATATGCAGAGATACGATAAGTTTTAGGAAGCTATATCCTTATAAGAAAAATATAATTGGCAATTTTAAGTTTGGTCTCAATAATGATAAAGATCATATCTATTTGATAGATGCCACAAATGTTACTATTGATGAAGTTGCTTATGAAGTAGATGGATTTTGGAATTCATTACCAAATGGAAAAGGTCCAACATTATCATTGATCAATTATCAATTGGATAATTCTAAGGCAGAGAGCTGGACTGCGTCTAAACTTCATGGTACCCCCGGCTACATAAATGATGTTTATACCAAAGTTGATGAATTAGAAAATGGATTACCCAGCGAGTTTATTTTATATCAGAATTACCCAAATCCTTTTAATCCAATAACCACAATACAATATTCTATACCATCGGGTGTAGAGACGTCATATATGACGTCTCTACACGTGTATGATGTTTTAGGAAGAGAAGTGGCTCTGCTTGTAAATCAAAAACAATCCGCGGGCAACTATGAAGTGAAGTTTGATGCCTCACAACTGGTAAATGGAGTTTATTTTTATCGGCTTCAGGCTGGTAGTCACTTTTCAGTGAAGAAGATGATTATACTTAAGTAA
- the pstA gene encoding phosphate ABC transporter permease PstA gives MMNNKIVGNGIIAFSLFAVMLIITCIVYMFLEIYINGQDLLTWEFLTQAPRDGMRAGGIFPAIVGTVLLVLTMSLLCVPVGTITALYLNEYAKRNSIFTKTVRFAVNTLAGVPAIVFGLFGLGFFIQFVGGGVDNLSGEQGLIRWGQPNILWASMTMAFLTIPVVIVSVEESLKNVPSELRAASLALGASKWQTIWKIVIPNSISGILTGSILAIGRGAGEVAPILFTGVAYFLPNLPTKLTDQFMNMGYHIYVMATQSTDVEATKGIQYATAFVLLICTFALSFTAVMIRYRFRKQLKD, from the coding sequence ATGATGAATAATAAAATTGTAGGAAATGGAATTATTGCTTTTTCACTATTCGCAGTTATGTTAATAATAACATGTATCGTTTATATGTTTTTGGAAATTTATATCAATGGGCAGGATTTGCTTACATGGGAATTTTTAACGCAAGCACCACGTGATGGAATGAGAGCCGGGGGAATTTTTCCGGCAATTGTTGGGACAGTTCTTCTGGTTCTAACCATGTCGCTTCTTTGTGTGCCGGTTGGAACTATAACAGCACTTTACTTAAATGAATATGCCAAGCGGAATTCAATCTTTACAAAAACGGTACGGTTTGCAGTTAATACATTAGCGGGAGTTCCGGCAATTGTATTTGGTTTATTTGGTTTGGGATTTTTTATTCAATTTGTTGGAGGGGGGGTTGATAACCTAAGTGGAGAACAGGGATTGATTCGCTGGGGGCAGCCGAATATTTTATGGGCGAGTATGACGATGGCTTTTCTTACTATTCCTGTAGTAATTGTTTCAGTTGAAGAGTCATTGAAAAATGTGCCAAGTGAGCTTCGTGCGGCATCATTGGCTCTTGGCGCCTCGAAATGGCAGACTATATGGAAAATAGTAATTCCAAATTCTATCTCGGGTATTTTAACCGGCTCAATACTAGCGATTGGAAGAGGAGCCGGAGAAGTCGCGCCAATTCTATTTACCGGAGTCGCATATTTTCTTCCGAATCTCCCAACTAAATTAACCGATCAATTTATGAACATGGGTTATCATATTTATGTAATGGCTACTCAATCCACTGATGTAGAAGCTACTAAAGGAATTCAATACGCTACAGCTTTTGTTTTACTTATTTGTACGTTTGCTCTTTCCTTTACCGCGGTTATGATTCGGTATCGATTTCGAAAACAACTCAAGGATTAA
- the hydE gene encoding [FeFe] hydrogenase H-cluster radical SAM maturase HydE encodes MILEKLLCNDTFTRDEIIFLLNLREEKDLNLLFKRADIVRHSFTGDSIYLNGLIEFSNYCTQNCFYCGLREDNFKLSRYRMSPDEIIDTAWKISKLGISTITLQSGEDFHYDSDLISFIIYSIKQKTDVEICLSLGERGYDEYRTWKIAGADKYLLKYETSNEKLYAALHHNQKLDERLKHLRFLSNLGYKLGSGSIVGLPNQNTEDLADDLLLSNELGLDLVVYAPFVPSENTPFANHDAGNLISTLKVTSIARLIQKSAHISSVNSIDSSEIGVVERGLVSGANIVFTDLTPFPYRTNYQYYSSKIESNNSPVDCLLDLQKRIEKLTNQSSVRMEII; translated from the coding sequence ATGATACTCGAAAAGCTGCTCTGTAATGACACATTTACAAGGGATGAAATCATTTTCCTTCTAAATTTAAGAGAGGAAAAGGATTTGAATTTGCTTTTCAAGCGAGCTGATATTGTTAGGCACAGTTTTACTGGAGATTCAATTTATTTGAATGGATTAATAGAATTTTCAAACTATTGCACGCAAAATTGTTTTTACTGCGGATTACGGGAGGACAATTTCAAATTATCCCGCTATAGAATGAGTCCGGATGAAATTATTGACACAGCATGGAAGATTAGTAAACTTGGAATTTCGACAATTACTCTCCAATCGGGGGAGGATTTTCATTATGATTCTGACCTAATTTCTTTTATAATTTATTCGATAAAGCAAAAAACTGATGTAGAAATTTGTTTGAGTTTGGGGGAGCGTGGCTATGATGAATATAGAACATGGAAAATTGCGGGTGCCGATAAATATTTACTTAAATATGAAACTTCAAACGAAAAATTATATGCGGCACTGCATCATAATCAAAAATTGGATGAACGGCTGAAGCATCTTCGATTTTTATCCAACTTGGGTTATAAACTTGGATCAGGCAGTATTGTTGGATTACCAAATCAAAACACTGAAGATTTAGCTGATGATCTTTTATTAAGTAATGAACTAGGACTCGATTTAGTTGTTTATGCTCCTTTCGTGCCTTCTGAAAATACTCCATTTGCAAACCATGATGCTGGAAATTTAATTTCTACTCTAAAAGTTACATCCATTGCTAGATTAATACAAAAAAGTGCACATATTTCCTCAGTGAATTCTATCGATTCCTCTGAGATAGGCGTTGTTGAAAGGGGATTGGTTTCGGGAGCAAACATCGTATTTACCGACCTCACTCCATTTCCATACAGAACTAATTATCAGTACTACTCATCAAAGATTGAAAGCAATAATTCTCCTGTTGATTGTTTACTCGATCTGCAGAAAAGGATCGAAAAATTGACAAATCAATCATCTGTAAGAATGGAAATTATTTAG
- the pstC gene encoding phosphate ABC transporter permease subunit PstC, whose translation MTNQKNKGWQKKKFPLTDFLAEYIIKSVAFICLAVIILIFIFIFKESLPIFSSQETTIQNEEYLQSETYGLENDQQFQIENEIKSISPEYYDRADLKNLTGKDWQPVGSKPKYGLLPLFIGSLKVTIIALLFGAPLAIFAAIYTAVFASKRIREFIKPIIELLAGFPSVVIGFFALTTLATLFQDLFHYQYRLNAFVGGFAMALAVIPIIYTITEDSLNAVPKHMIEASLALGANKWQTAIFVSIPASAPGLFAALLLGFGRAFGETMIVLMATGNAPLSTANILEPVRTFSATIGAEMAEVVFGDTHYTVLFLIGSLLFIVTFIINAIAEFYVRKRLFRRFGKEYDE comes from the coding sequence ATGACCAATCAAAAAAATAAAGGCTGGCAAAAAAAGAAATTCCCACTCACCGATTTTTTAGCTGAATATATAATTAAATCGGTTGCATTTATTTGTCTTGCTGTTATAATCTTAATTTTCATTTTCATCTTCAAGGAATCGCTTCCCATATTTTCATCTCAGGAAACCACAATTCAAAATGAAGAATATCTGCAATCGGAAACTTACGGTTTGGAAAATGATCAACAATTTCAAATTGAGAATGAGATTAAATCGATCAGCCCTGAATACTATGATAGAGCAGATCTAAAAAATTTAACTGGGAAGGATTGGCAGCCGGTGGGAAGTAAACCAAAATATGGGTTATTGCCACTGTTTATTGGGAGTTTAAAAGTTACGATAATAGCGCTACTCTTTGGTGCGCCGCTTGCGATTTTTGCGGCTATTTATACTGCGGTTTTTGCATCAAAAAGAATTAGAGAATTTATAAAACCTATCATTGAGCTACTTGCTGGATTTCCCTCTGTTGTAATTGGGTTTTTTGCGCTAACTACTCTCGCAACATTATTTCAGGATCTATTCCATTATCAATATAGGTTGAACGCGTTTGTTGGCGGATTTGCCATGGCTCTGGCAGTTATCCCAATAATATATACTATTACCGAAGATTCATTAAACGCTGTACCAAAACATATGATTGAAGCTAGTTTAGCTTTGGGCGCGAATAAATGGCAGACCGCAATTTTTGTTTCTATCCCGGCATCTGCGCCCGGATTATTTGCGGCTCTACTATTAGGTTTTGGAAGGGCATTCGGAGAAACCATGATTGTATTAATGGCAACCGGAAATGCTCCTTTATCAACAGCCAATATTTTGGAACCGGTAAGAACTTTCTCTGCCACAATAGGTGCAGAAATGGCTGAGGTGGTTTTCGGCGATACTCACTATACAGTCTTGTTTTTAATCGGCTCATTGTTATTCATCGTTACTTTTATAATTAATGCGATCGCCGAATTTTATGTACGCAAAAGATTATTTAGGCGTTTCGGGAAAGAATATGATGAATAA
- a CDS encoding phosphate ABC transporter substrate-binding protein yields the protein MRKIILIILFAFFSMALFYQPNTITMKGSDTMVILAQRWAEKYMDNNSNLVIQVNGGGTGTGIAALINGTTDICNSSRPMKPSEREKLKQRYNSVGVEIRVARDGLALYVNNDNPVKVLTKEQIKNIFLGRTKNWKEVGGNNSPIIIYGRENSSGTYVHFKEEVLNGEDYTSSMQSLPGTAAVVNAVSKDKNAIGFGGAAYAVGVRDIAVKANPRAKAYIPTDENIKKGLYPISRLLYLYVRNKPTGELKKFIDWMLSNEGQKVVSEVGYFPIR from the coding sequence ATGAGAAAAATTATATTAATAATACTATTCGCATTTTTTTCGATGGCGCTTTTTTATCAGCCAAATACAATTACCATGAAGGGTTCCGACACAATGGTAATTCTAGCCCAGAGATGGGCTGAAAAATATATGGATAACAATTCTAATTTAGTTATTCAAGTAAATGGAGGGGGAACCGGAACCGGTATTGCAGCTCTCATTAATGGAACAACAGATATTTGTAACTCATCCCGCCCAATGAAACCTTCCGAAAGAGAAAAATTGAAACAGCGTTATAATTCTGTTGGAGTTGAAATTAGAGTAGCTAGAGATGGTTTGGCATTGTATGTAAATAATGATAATCCGGTTAAAGTACTCACCAAAGAGCAGATCAAAAATATTTTCCTTGGACGAACTAAAAATTGGAAGGAAGTCGGGGGTAATAATTCACCTATAATTATTTACGGCAGAGAAAACAGTTCCGGTACATATGTTCACTTTAAGGAAGAAGTGCTAAACGGGGAAGACTATACATCATCAATGCAAAGTTTACCTGGAACAGCCGCGGTTGTTAATGCTGTATCAAAAGATAAAAACGCCATTGGTTTCGGCGGTGCCGCATATGCTGTTGGGGTTAGGGATATTGCCGTAAAAGCTAATCCCCGCGCAAAAGCCTATATCCCAACCGATGAGAATATTAAAAAAGGATTGTACCCAATTTCCAGGTTACTCTATTTATATGTGAGAAATAAACCTACCGGTGAACTGAAAAAGTTTATTGACTGGATGTTGAGCAATGAAGGACAAAAAGTAGTATCTGAAGTTGGTTATTTCCCAATTCGATAA
- a CDS encoding DUF1846 domain-containing protein yields the protein MHASNGFDNEKYLKEQAAEILKRVERFNSKLYLEFGGKLLFDYHAARVLPGFDPNVKMRLLKNLKDNIEVILCIYAGDIERKKVRADFGITYDTDTLKTIDDFEEWGIKINAVVITRYEEQPSAKAFKNKLERRGVKVHTHRSTKGYPLDVDLIVSDDGYGANDYIETHKPIVIVSGPGPGSGKLATCLSQLYHDYKRNIKAGYAKFETFPIWNLPLNHKVNIAYEAATVDLKDVNLIDHHHLEAYNEKTVNYNRDIEAFPLLKRIIEKITGGESFYKSPTDMGVNRAGFGIINDEVVQSAAHQEIIRRYFRCATEYALGYVDSETVQRSEMIMKNIGAKTEDRKVVSYARESALSAEKNGKGNEGFFVGAAIELNDGTIITGKNSSLMHAVSSMILNASKHLAGLPDNLQLLPPNIMYSLNYLKKEIFKGKGVSLDLEETLIALSISAISNPAAQMALEKLKELNKCEAHITHIPTRGDEAGLRKLGVYVTCDPDFSSKYLFNT from the coding sequence ATGCATGCCAGTAACGGTTTCGATAATGAGAAATATTTAAAAGAGCAGGCGGCGGAAATATTAAAAAGAGTGGAAAGATTTAATAGTAAACTTTATCTCGAATTCGGAGGAAAATTATTATTTGATTATCACGCCGCAAGAGTGTTACCTGGATTTGACCCAAATGTGAAGATGCGTCTCCTAAAGAATCTAAAAGATAATATTGAGGTAATTCTTTGCATCTATGCGGGTGATATCGAACGAAAAAAAGTCCGTGCCGATTTTGGAATTACTTATGATACAGATACTTTAAAAACTATAGATGATTTTGAGGAGTGGGGAATAAAAATAAATGCAGTTGTTATAACAAGATACGAAGAACAACCTTCAGCAAAAGCTTTTAAAAATAAACTTGAGAGGCGCGGAGTTAAAGTTCACACTCACAGATCTACGAAAGGATATCCTCTTGATGTTGATTTAATTGTTAGCGACGATGGCTATGGAGCTAATGATTATATAGAAACTCATAAACCTATTGTAATTGTTAGCGGACCCGGTCCGGGAAGCGGTAAACTCGCAACATGTCTTAGCCAACTATATCATGATTATAAAAGAAATATAAAAGCTGGCTACGCTAAGTTTGAAACTTTCCCAATCTGGAATTTACCGCTTAATCATAAAGTGAACATCGCATACGAGGCTGCCACTGTTGATTTAAAAGATGTTAATCTTATCGACCATCATCATCTTGAAGCGTACAATGAGAAAACCGTTAACTATAATCGTGATATTGAAGCATTTCCTCTGTTGAAAAGAATTATTGAAAAGATTACTGGTGGAGAATCGTTCTATAAATCACCAACCGATATGGGTGTAAATAGAGCGGGATTTGGAATTATTAATGACGAAGTGGTTCAGTCCGCGGCACATCAGGAAATTATTAGGCGTTATTTTAGATGCGCTACTGAGTATGCTTTAGGGTACGTTGATTCTGAAACAGTTCAGAGATCGGAAATGATTATGAAAAATATTGGGGCTAAAACAGAAGATAGAAAAGTAGTAAGCTATGCTCGCGAATCTGCCTTGTCGGCCGAAAAAAATGGAAAGGGCAATGAAGGATTTTTTGTTGGTGCCGCAATTGAGTTAAATGACGGCACAATTATTACAGGAAAAAATTCATCGTTGATGCACGCTGTTTCAAGTATGATTCTTAATGCCTCAAAACATTTGGCCGGACTCCCCGATAATCTACAGTTACTTCCTCCAAATATTATGTACTCATTAAACTATCTGAAGAAAGAAATATTCAAAGGGAAAGGAGTGAGTCTTGACCTTGAAGAAACTTTAATAGCACTCAGCATCAGCGCAATCTCTAATCCGGCGGCACAGATGGCACTGGAGAAACTTAAAGAGTTGAACAAATGTGAGGCGCATATAACGCACATTCCAACTCGCGGCGATGAAGCGGGACTTAGAAAATTGGGAGTTTATGTAACATGTGACCCCGATTTTTCTTCAAAATATCTTTTTAATACTTGA
- the phoU gene encoding phosphate signaling complex protein PhoU — protein MQQHFTQEIESLRTNIIKMASIVDEMFERAISSAEIGTPEISKLLKAKDLEVDAYDNLIQTQCENILAIFQPFASDLRFMISAMMINNQLERCGDITVNIARRLKKIGVNNNLVSESKILEMAAKAKGMLVLAIDSFIHSNSAIAYEVLEKDVEVDKFNKSIFKYSTEKMKTDTDLIIPGTHLVVLARQIERLADHTTNIAENVIFSLEARLMTHTRRIKKKDLE, from the coding sequence ATGCAGCAACATTTTACACAAGAAATTGAAAGTCTAAGAACCAACATTATCAAAATGGCTTCTATTGTTGATGAAATGTTTGAAAGAGCAATCAGCTCTGCCGAGATTGGCACACCTGAAATCTCAAAACTTCTTAAAGCTAAAGATTTAGAGGTTGATGCCTATGATAATCTCATTCAAACACAATGCGAAAATATACTAGCCATATTTCAGCCATTTGCCTCCGATCTTCGTTTTATGATCTCGGCTATGATGATTAATAATCAACTTGAAAGGTGCGGTGACATTACTGTAAATATTGCCCGACGATTAAAAAAAATAGGAGTTAATAACAATCTTGTTTCAGAATCAAAAATACTTGAAATGGCAGCAAAGGCTAAAGGTATGTTAGTATTAGCTATCGATTCTTTTATCCATTCGAATTCCGCTATAGCTTATGAAGTGCTTGAAAAAGATGTTGAAGTAGATAAGTTTAATAAATCGATTTTTAAGTATTCTACTGAAAAGATGAAAACAGACACAGATTTGATAATTCCAGGGACACATTTAGTAGTACTTGCCAGGCAGATAGAGAGATTAGCCGATCATACAACAAATATTGCCGAAAATGTTATATTTTCGCTTGAAGCTAGATTAATGACACATACCCGCAGAATCAAAAAAAAGGATTTGGAGTAA
- a CDS encoding phosphate ABC transporter ATP-binding protein gives MRSKTKIAIENLSVSYGKKIALEDISINIKGNMVTALIGPSGCGKSTFLRSLNRMNDLITNSKTSGKINIDGKNIYENDIDVVQLRKRVGMIFQKSNPFPKSVYENVAFGPKINGVKNKSTLDEIVENSLRRAALWDEVKDELNKNGLSLSGGQQQRLCIARALAVDPEILLMDEPASALDPIATTKIEDLIYQLKQNYTIIIVTHNLQQAARVSDETAFFYLGKLVEFNDTKMMFTTPANKQTEDYIRGRFG, from the coding sequence ATGCGCTCCAAAACTAAAATCGCGATTGAGAATCTTTCCGTTTCTTATGGAAAAAAAATAGCATTAGAAGATATCTCCATCAATATTAAAGGAAATATGGTCACCGCGTTAATCGGTCCCTCAGGATGCGGCAAATCTACATTTTTGAGATCATTAAATAGAATGAATGATTTAATAACCAACTCTAAAACAAGCGGTAAAATTAATATTGATGGAAAAAATATTTATGAGAATGATATCGATGTAGTTCAGCTACGAAAACGAGTTGGGATGATATTCCAGAAATCTAATCCTTTCCCTAAATCGGTGTATGAAAATGTTGCCTTCGGACCAAAAATAAATGGAGTGAAGAACAAATCTACACTTGATGAAATTGTTGAAAATAGTCTGAGGCGTGCCGCGCTTTGGGATGAGGTGAAAGATGAACTCAATAAAAATGGGCTTTCATTGAGCGGTGGGCAGCAGCAACGATTATGTATCGCGAGGGCTTTGGCGGTAGATCCCGAAATATTGTTAATGGATGAGCCGGCGAGCGCGCTAGACCCAATTGCTACTACAAAAATTGAAGATTTAATTTATCAGCTTAAACAAAACTATACTATAATCATAGTTACACATAATTTACAGCAAGCCGCTAGAGTAAGTGACGAAACAGCTTTTTTCTATCTTGGGAAGTTAGTTGAGTTTAATGATACCAAGATGATGTTTACCACTCCGGCAAATAAACAAACGGAAGATTATATTCGTGGAAGATTTGGATAA
- a CDS encoding LD-carboxypeptidase → MKVIKPKKLVRGDTIGIITPASHVADATRIEKSVKYFESLGYNVEVSKTVTKGNGYLAGTDDERIDELHKFFSNKKINAIFCARGGYGAARLLNSIDYNIIKKNPKIFVGYSDITAIQLAFFVKTKLVTFAGPMPAVDFYDEINPYAEEYFWRILTSTKSPQKFTNPNNEHFYSLTSGIADGTLLGGNLCVLTSLAGTAFFPEFKNSILLLEEIGEAPYRIDRMINQLKMMGVLKKIKGVVLGRFLDCIETDTSKSTFSINEVIAHYFGTAKIPILYNVRHGHVKENLTLPIGLNVHINSTKKTMEIKEAAVI, encoded by the coding sequence ATGAAAGTGATAAAACCTAAAAAGTTGGTTAGAGGCGATACTATTGGTATAATAACCCCGGCATCTCATGTTGCCGACGCAACACGTATTGAAAAGAGCGTTAAATATTTTGAATCTCTTGGATATAATGTTGAGGTGTCGAAAACCGTAACAAAGGGAAATGGTTATCTTGCCGGCACTGATGATGAAAGGATTGATGAACTGCATAAATTTTTTAGCAATAAAAAAATTAACGCAATTTTTTGTGCCAGAGGCGGTTACGGCGCCGCTAGACTACTTAACTCGATAGATTATAATATCATTAAAAAAAATCCTAAAATATTTGTTGGGTATAGCGATATCACCGCAATTCAATTGGCTTTTTTCGTAAAAACCAAGCTGGTCACTTTTGCCGGACCAATGCCCGCGGTTGATTTTTATGATGAAATAAATCCCTATGCTGAGGAGTATTTTTGGCGGATTCTCACTTCAACAAAGTCTCCGCAAAAATTTACAAATCCAAATAATGAACACTTTTATTCATTGACGTCCGGAATTGCAGACGGAACTTTACTCGGCGGTAATTTATGCGTTTTAACTTCACTTGCCGGGACAGCTTTTTTCCCCGAATTCAAAAATTCTATCTTATTACTCGAAGAAATAGGTGAAGCACCATACAGAATTGACAGGATGATTAATCAATTAAAAATGATGGGTGTGCTAAAGAAAATTAAAGGAGTTGTATTAGGTAGATTTTTAGACTGCATCGAGACCGACACTTCGAAAAGTACATTTAGTATAAACGAGGTAATTGCTCATTATTTCGGTACGGCAAAAATCCCAATTCTTTATAATGTGAGACACGGTCATGTTAAAGAGAATTTAACGCTGCCAATAGGATTAAATGTCCATATTAATTCGACAAAAAAGACTATGGAAATTAAAGAAGCAGCAGTAATCTAG